In a genomic window of Aestuariirhabdus haliotis:
- the spoT gene encoding bifunctional GTP diphosphokinase/guanosine-3',5'-bis pyrophosphate 3'-pyrophosphohydrolase: protein MPTINDLAQSLSTYLNPEQINLVRRAYYYAEQAHDGQRRRSGEPYVTHPLAVAGILANMHMDHQSLMAAMLHDVIEDTGIPKEAVASQFGEVVAELVDGVSKLTQMRFETKAEQEAENFQKMALAMAKDIRVILVKLADRLHNMRTLGVMPAENKRRKARETMEIYVPIALRLGMNSIRVEMEELCFKAIYPMRASRIQQAVKQARGNRKELVSTIRDAVNTRLREHGLEGSVTGREKHLYSIYKKMRVQRKPFAEIMDVYAFRIIVPTVDDCYRALGAAHNLYKPFPGRFKDYIAIPKANGYQSLHTTLFGMHGVPIEMQIRTQEMEEMANNGIAAHWLYKSEEEALVGSHARTRQWLKGVLELQQNAGDPLEFIENVKIDLFPDEVYIFTPKGNIMEMPKGATAVDFAYAVHTDVGNTCVACRIDRRLASLSQPLQSGQTVEVITAPGAKPNVAWLSFVTTGKARSNIRHYLKNQRHSDSVELGRRLLNRVLASLNAAMEQIPEERINLFLKDASLSSFDELLEEIGLGNRMAYMVAKRLLESAPGENKEQLNGGDAEQPLTIRGTEGMVISFARCCSPIPGDPIVGHVSSGKGMVIHSESCRNISDIRHNPERCLEVEWDKHVSGEFTVALKVELEHQRGMVASLATAVTAADASIEKISLEERDARFSVVELLINVTDRLHLARSIKKLRAVKGVNSITRTRG, encoded by the coding sequence TTGCCCACCATAAATGATCTGGCCCAGAGCCTCTCTACCTATCTCAACCCGGAACAGATCAATCTTGTTCGACGGGCGTATTATTACGCCGAACAGGCCCACGACGGTCAACGCCGCCGTAGTGGCGAACCCTATGTAACCCACCCGCTCGCCGTCGCTGGCATTCTGGCGAATATGCACATGGATCATCAGAGTCTGATGGCCGCCATGTTGCACGATGTCATCGAAGATACCGGTATCCCGAAAGAAGCGGTTGCTTCCCAGTTTGGTGAAGTGGTGGCCGAACTGGTCGATGGGGTCAGCAAGTTGACCCAGATGCGTTTCGAGACCAAGGCCGAGCAGGAAGCGGAAAATTTCCAAAAAATGGCCCTGGCCATGGCCAAGGATATTCGGGTTATCCTGGTCAAGCTGGCCGACCGTTTGCACAATATGCGCACCCTGGGAGTGATGCCCGCCGAGAACAAACGGCGTAAAGCTCGGGAAACCATGGAGATCTATGTTCCCATTGCGCTGCGTCTGGGTATGAACTCCATCCGGGTAGAGATGGAAGAGCTCTGTTTCAAGGCGATCTATCCGATGCGTGCCAGCCGTATCCAGCAGGCGGTCAAACAGGCACGAGGTAATCGCAAGGAACTGGTCTCCACCATTCGTGATGCCGTGAATACTCGCCTGCGTGAGCATGGCCTGGAAGGCTCGGTCACCGGCCGGGAAAAACACCTCTACAGCATCTATAAGAAAATGCGTGTACAGCGTAAGCCCTTTGCCGAAATCATGGATGTTTATGCGTTTCGTATCATCGTGCCCACCGTGGATGACTGCTATCGTGCTCTGGGCGCTGCGCATAATCTGTATAAGCCTTTCCCCGGACGTTTCAAGGATTACATCGCAATTCCCAAAGCAAACGGTTATCAGTCGTTGCATACCACCCTGTTTGGTATGCACGGAGTGCCGATCGAAATGCAGATCCGTACCCAGGAAATGGAAGAGATGGCCAATAACGGCATCGCTGCTCATTGGCTGTACAAATCGGAAGAGGAGGCGCTGGTCGGTAGTCACGCCCGGACCCGCCAGTGGCTGAAGGGGGTGCTGGAACTCCAGCAAAATGCGGGTGATCCCCTCGAGTTTATTGAGAACGTCAAAATCGACCTGTTCCCCGACGAGGTGTATATCTTTACCCCCAAGGGCAACATTATGGAGATGCCCAAAGGCGCCACGGCGGTTGATTTTGCCTACGCCGTGCACACCGATGTGGGCAATACCTGTGTTGCCTGTCGCATCGACCGTCGCCTGGCGTCATTGAGTCAACCGCTGCAAAGTGGTCAGACTGTAGAAGTAATTACTGCGCCAGGGGCCAAGCCTAATGTTGCCTGGCTCAGTTTTGTCACCACGGGTAAGGCACGCTCCAATATTCGTCATTACCTGAAGAACCAGCGCCATTCGGATTCCGTCGAACTGGGGCGTCGATTGCTGAACCGTGTCCTCGCCAGCCTCAATGCGGCCATGGAACAGATTCCCGAAGAACGGATTAACCTGTTTCTCAAGGATGCCAGCCTGAGCAGTTTCGATGAGTTACTGGAAGAGATCGGGCTGGGTAATCGTATGGCCTATATGGTCGCCAAGCGTTTACTGGAGTCGGCACCGGGTGAAAATAAAGAACAGCTTAATGGCGGCGACGCCGAACAGCCGCTGACCATTCGTGGCACCGAAGGCATGGTGATCTCATTCGCTCGCTGTTGTTCCCCTATTCCAGGCGACCCTATCGTCGGCCATGTCAGTTCCGGAAAAGGTATGGTGATTCACTCAGAATCCTGTCGCAACATCAGCGATATTCGGCATAATCCCGAACGCTGTCTTGAAGTGGAGTGGGATAAGCATGTCAGTGGTGAATTCACCGTTGCCCTCAAGGTAGAGCTGGAACATCAGCGTGGCATGGTGGCGTCGTTGGCGACAGCGGTAACCGCTGCCGATGCCAGCATCGAGAAGATCAGCCTGGAAGAGCGGGATGCCCGGTTCTCGGTTGTCGAGCTGCTGATCAACGTCACGGATCGTCTGCATCTGGCGCGCTCGATCAAAAAGCTGCGAGCCGTCAAAGGCGTAAATTCAATTACCCGAACCAGGGGATAA
- a CDS encoding RidA family protein, translating into MSNKQIITTERAPAAIGTYSQAVKVGTTVYLSGQIPLIPETMELVDGDFEANVERVFENLKAVAEAAGGGLQDLVKLNIFLTDLGNFARLNEVMARYFEEPYPARAAIGVAELPKGVPVEMDGVLELG; encoded by the coding sequence ATGAGCAACAAGCAGATTATCACTACCGAACGAGCCCCGGCAGCCATTGGCACCTATTCGCAGGCAGTGAAGGTAGGCACTACTGTTTATCTATCTGGACAGATTCCATTGATTCCAGAAACCATGGAGCTGGTTGATGGTGATTTTGAAGCCAATGTAGAACGAGTTTTCGAGAATTTGAAAGCGGTTGCCGAAGCGGCCGGGGGCGGTCTACAGGATCTGGTCAAACTCAATATCTTCCTGACCGATCTGGGTAACTTTGCCAGGCTCAACGAGGTGATGGCACGCTATTTTGAAGAGCCCTACCCTGCGCGCGCAGCCATTGGAGTGGCCGAGCTGCCGAAGGGCGTTCCGGTTGAAATGGACGGTGTGTTGGAGCTCGGCTAA
- a CDS encoding SDR family oxidoreductase gives MNSTRQPSVLIVGCGDVGNRLATMLMEQGSQVWGLRRNLDNLAPGIHPVAGDFSNADSWQGVPETLDYLVFTGTASERSDEGYRRAYVDGVKSMAAVAESLAKAPRRLFFTSSTAVYNQGDGEWVDELSETQPQRFNGQRMLEAEQALAEATINTTSVRLSGIYGPGRERLIKRVLNRQSCEYKPAPITNRIHSEDCAGVLAHLITRDWQHLEVAPLYIASDSEPCAMDQIMAWLADQLDVELPKVATTPSHIPSKRCSNQRLRETGYQLRYPDFRAGYGSLLQQRDQ, from the coding sequence ATGAACAGCACCCGGCAACCTTCCGTATTGATCGTGGGCTGTGGCGACGTTGGTAATCGCCTGGCCACAATGCTGATGGAGCAAGGGAGCCAGGTCTGGGGACTGCGTCGAAATCTCGACAATCTGGCGCCGGGCATTCACCCCGTGGCCGGGGATTTTTCCAACGCCGATAGCTGGCAGGGTGTTCCCGAAACCCTGGATTACCTGGTTTTCACGGGTACCGCTAGTGAACGCAGCGATGAGGGCTACCGCAGAGCCTATGTTGATGGTGTAAAAAGCATGGCGGCTGTTGCCGAATCCCTTGCGAAGGCACCGCGTCGGCTATTCTTCACCTCCAGCACCGCGGTGTACAACCAGGGTGACGGGGAATGGGTGGATGAGCTCTCAGAAACACAGCCACAACGATTTAACGGACAGCGTATGCTGGAAGCCGAGCAAGCCCTTGCCGAAGCCACCATAAACACCACCAGTGTTCGCCTCTCTGGCATCTATGGACCGGGCCGGGAGCGCTTGATCAAGCGCGTACTGAACCGGCAAAGCTGCGAATACAAACCCGCCCCTATCACCAACCGTATTCATAGCGAGGATTGCGCCGGAGTGTTGGCGCACCTGATTACGCGAGATTGGCAACATCTGGAGGTGGCACCGCTCTATATCGCCAGCGATTCTGAGCCCTGTGCCATGGACCAAATTATGGCCTGGTTGGCCGATCAGCTGGATGTGGAGCTTCCGAAAGTCGCCACCACACCCAGCCATATCCCGAGCAAACGCTGCAGTAACCAGCGCCTGCGGGAAACCGGCTATCAGTTACGTTACCCTGATTTCAGGGCCGGTTACGGCTCACTGTTGCAGCAACGCGACCAATAA
- a CDS encoding hydrogen peroxide-inducible genes activator, which translates to MTLTELRYIVTLAREQHFGRAAERCFVSQPTLSVGVKKLESELGIAIFERTKSSVKVTPLGEQVVKQAQKVLEEASAVKAISSAGKDQLSTTLRVGAIYTIGPYLFPHLVPQLRQMAPSMPLYIEENFTAVLRQKLRNGELDAIIIALPFTEPDVLTKPLYDEPFTVLMPHQHPLHEQAAVARKQLCENELLLLGEGHCFRDQVLEACPGLGSGDARDSKLRTDVEGGSLETLRHMVASGMGITVLPMSAAGDRYYAPDMLATRPFEAPIPFRTVAIAWRASFPRPKAIDMLADAIRHCSIADKPAA; encoded by the coding sequence ATGACTCTGACCGAACTGCGTTACATAGTTACCCTCGCCCGTGAACAGCATTTTGGCCGAGCGGCCGAACGCTGTTTTGTCAGCCAGCCTACCCTGAGTGTGGGTGTCAAAAAACTGGAATCCGAGCTGGGAATCGCGATTTTTGAACGCACCAAGAGTTCGGTCAAAGTCACTCCGCTGGGGGAGCAGGTCGTTAAACAGGCCCAAAAGGTGCTTGAGGAAGCTTCTGCCGTCAAGGCGATCTCCTCGGCGGGCAAGGACCAGCTGAGCACCACATTAAGAGTCGGGGCCATCTATACCATCGGACCTTATCTGTTTCCCCATCTGGTACCGCAACTGCGGCAGATGGCGCCGTCCATGCCGCTCTATATCGAAGAAAATTTTACCGCTGTGCTGCGCCAGAAGCTGCGCAATGGTGAACTCGATGCCATTATCATCGCGCTGCCTTTTACCGAGCCCGATGTGCTTACCAAGCCCCTTTATGATGAACCCTTTACGGTTCTGATGCCCCACCAGCATCCACTCCATGAGCAGGCCGCCGTGGCTCGCAAGCAGTTGTGTGAAAATGAATTGCTGCTGCTCGGTGAAGGTCACTGTTTTCGTGATCAGGTGCTGGAAGCCTGTCCGGGTTTGGGATCCGGGGACGCTCGCGACAGTAAACTACGTACCGATGTGGAAGGCGGGTCTCTGGAGACATTGCGCCATATGGTGGCTTCGGGTATGGGCATTACCGTATTACCGATGTCTGCGGCTGGTGACCGATATTATGCCCCCGATATGCTGGCCACCCGGCCCTTCGAAGCCCCGATACCCTTCCGGACTGTCGCGATTGCCTGGCGTGCCAGTTTCCCGCGCCCGAAAGCGATCGATATGCTGGCCGATGCCATTCGTCACTGCAGCATTGCGGACAAGCCTGCAGCGTGA
- the recG gene encoding ATP-dependent DNA helicase RecG yields MSDSGQQTVGVNQRPVTVLKGVGPQLAEKLARLQVHNLQDLLFHLPLRYQDRTRVTPIAGIQLGQDAVIEGTVSAANIVMGRRRSLVCRLQDGSGSVTLRFFHFSAAQKQGLAAGTRLRCYGEVRRGSSGFELFHPEYQRLDSEHEVAVEEFLTPIYPATEGLHQNRLRALCEQALVLLEKEGGLDEWLPASMLQQHELMSLQEAVILLHRPPPEVSQQQLLDGQHPAQRRLAFEELLAHQLSLLQLRQRVQSLNAYALDGGDPLRQALIAALPFQPTQAQQRVLQEIDQDLARPHPMLRLVQGDVGSGKTLVAALAALKAIAGGHQVALMAPTEILAEQHYQSFRGWFEPLDIEVAWLSGKQGARVRREQLEKISQGSAGLVVGTHALFQDDVVFARLGLVIIDEQHRFGVHQRLALKAKGERSGYQPHQLIMTATPIPRTLAMSAYADLDCSVIDQLPPGRTPVETVVIPEERRPEVINRVRSGCAEGRQAYWVCTLVEESEALQCQAAEASAETLQALLPELRVGLVHGRMKPAEKTQVMQAYSAGEIQLLVATTVIEVGVDVPNASLMIIENPERLGLAQLHQLRGRVGRGATRSYCVLLYRAPLSQMGRERLGIMRESSDGFVIAEKDLELRGPGELLGVRQTGLVQYRIADLQRDAEILESVQDAAKWLHDEGLNDNVQHLILRWMGEREQYAQV; encoded by the coding sequence GTGAGTGATAGTGGGCAGCAAACGGTCGGCGTCAACCAACGGCCGGTGACGGTTTTAAAAGGCGTAGGCCCGCAATTGGCGGAGAAGCTGGCGCGCTTGCAGGTTCACAACTTACAGGATCTGTTGTTCCATTTGCCCCTGAGGTATCAGGACCGAACCCGGGTCACGCCCATTGCCGGTATCCAGCTGGGGCAGGATGCCGTGATCGAAGGCACCGTCAGTGCTGCCAATATTGTGATGGGTCGTCGGCGCAGTCTGGTGTGCCGATTGCAGGATGGCAGCGGTTCCGTGACCCTGAGGTTTTTCCACTTCAGCGCCGCACAAAAGCAGGGTTTGGCGGCGGGTACCCGCTTGCGTTGTTACGGAGAAGTACGTCGAGGCAGCTCCGGTTTTGAACTGTTTCATCCCGAATACCAGCGGCTCGATAGCGAACACGAGGTGGCGGTTGAAGAGTTTTTGACGCCTATCTACCCCGCTACCGAAGGCTTGCATCAGAACCGTTTGAGAGCGTTGTGCGAGCAAGCCCTGGTGTTGCTCGAAAAAGAAGGCGGTCTGGATGAATGGTTACCCGCATCGATGCTTCAGCAACACGAATTAATGTCCTTGCAAGAGGCGGTTATTTTATTGCACCGTCCGCCACCGGAAGTCTCCCAACAGCAGCTTCTGGACGGCCAGCATCCGGCGCAGCGACGGTTGGCGTTTGAAGAGCTGTTGGCGCATCAACTGAGCCTGTTGCAGCTCCGGCAACGGGTACAAAGTCTGAACGCCTATGCCCTTGATGGCGGCGATCCATTAAGGCAAGCACTGATCGCTGCCCTGCCCTTTCAACCAACCCAAGCCCAACAGCGGGTGTTACAGGAGATCGACCAGGATCTGGCTCGGCCTCATCCCATGTTACGGCTGGTGCAAGGTGATGTGGGTTCCGGCAAAACCCTGGTGGCGGCATTGGCTGCCTTGAAAGCGATCGCTGGAGGTCATCAGGTCGCGCTTATGGCGCCGACCGAAATTCTGGCCGAGCAGCATTATCAGAGTTTCCGTGGCTGGTTTGAACCCCTGGACATCGAGGTCGCCTGGCTTTCCGGTAAGCAGGGCGCGCGGGTGCGACGGGAGCAGTTGGAGAAAATCAGTCAGGGTTCGGCGGGTCTGGTTGTTGGTACCCATGCGTTGTTTCAGGATGACGTGGTGTTTGCTCGGTTGGGCCTGGTGATTATTGATGAACAACATCGCTTTGGCGTGCATCAGCGTCTGGCTTTGAAAGCCAAGGGAGAGCGGTCTGGTTATCAGCCCCATCAGCTGATTATGACCGCGACACCCATCCCCCGCACCCTGGCCATGAGTGCCTATGCTGATCTTGATTGCTCGGTAATTGATCAGTTACCACCGGGTCGGACACCGGTTGAAACCGTGGTGATTCCGGAAGAGCGCCGTCCGGAAGTGATTAATCGGGTGCGCAGTGGTTGTGCTGAAGGCCGGCAGGCCTATTGGGTCTGTACGCTGGTGGAAGAGTCGGAAGCCCTGCAATGTCAGGCCGCCGAAGCCAGTGCAGAAACTCTGCAAGCCTTGCTGCCCGAATTGCGGGTGGGACTGGTGCATGGGCGTATGAAACCTGCTGAAAAAACCCAGGTCATGCAGGCTTACAGTGCAGGAGAGATCCAGCTGTTGGTAGCGACGACGGTGATAGAGGTCGGGGTTGATGTCCCGAATGCGAGCCTGATGATCATTGAAAACCCGGAACGGCTTGGTTTGGCCCAGCTGCATCAGCTGCGCGGTCGAGTGGGCCGTGGTGCGACCCGAAGCTATTGTGTGTTGCTCTATCGAGCGCCTTTATCTCAGATGGGCCGGGAACGTCTGGGCATTATGCGTGAATCGAGTGATGGCTTTGTGATTGCCGAAAAAGACCTTGAGCTTCGTGGGCCGGGGGAATTACTGGGGGTTCGGCAAACCGGATTGGTGCAATATCGAATAGCCGATTTGCAGCGGGATGCCGAGATACTCGAATCAGTACAAGACGCAGCAAAATGGTTACATGATGAGGGGCTTAATGATAATGTCCAACACCTGATCTTGCGCTGGATGGGAGAACGAGAGCAATACGCGCAGGTGTAG
- a CDS encoding aminoacyl-tRNA deacylase and HDOD domain-containing protein, which yields MIPNKVKQLLDNQAISYSVTEVPRLVAGEESRIVGRVVVVMLEDEIGRLQLLFPADHLIDLGKLEKLLGRTLSATPPTELRSICIEHGLKALAGLPQLTGIPTIVDSSLFELNELSMDSGNESDLLQLSQEEFRRILSEATPLDATVSIPLQANPMSYLDQDVAEIAAAVKNFTTLRIKQRLEETVEIPPLAHTAQKIIKLRVNPDAEIEDLTEVVEEDPSLAAQVVSWAASPYYAAPGKIKSIEDAIIRVLGFDLVINLAIGLALGKSLALPDDAPEGKTPYWTQSAYCATGIDALTSLIPRASRPEKGLCYLSGLLHNFGYLVLAHVFPPHFAVICRHIEANPHASHVDVERQHLGICREQMAGWLMELWGMPEEVVVALRFQNEANYNGKHANYARLLYVTSRLLREQELGDAPLEEIPDVMFDELNLDPEQARQAIADIAEKRDEVDQMAQAFRC from the coding sequence GTGATACCCAACAAGGTCAAGCAACTGCTGGACAATCAAGCGATCTCTTACAGTGTCACCGAGGTGCCTCGGTTGGTAGCTGGAGAGGAGAGCAGGATAGTCGGGCGAGTTGTGGTGGTCATGTTGGAAGATGAGATTGGTCGCCTGCAGTTACTGTTCCCTGCGGATCATCTGATTGACCTTGGTAAACTGGAAAAACTGCTGGGTAGAACTCTGAGCGCTACCCCTCCAACCGAGTTGCGAAGCATTTGTATTGAACACGGACTCAAAGCATTGGCGGGTCTTCCCCAGCTGACCGGAATCCCTACGATTGTTGACAGTTCGTTGTTTGAATTGAATGAATTGAGCATGGATTCTGGTAACGAAAGTGATTTGTTACAACTCAGCCAGGAGGAGTTTCGGCGTATTCTGAGTGAAGCGACTCCCCTCGACGCCACTGTCTCTATCCCATTACAGGCGAACCCTATGAGTTATCTTGACCAGGACGTGGCGGAAATTGCCGCGGCGGTAAAAAACTTTACAACCCTACGTATAAAACAGCGCCTGGAAGAGACGGTCGAGATTCCTCCATTGGCCCACACCGCTCAGAAAATCATCAAGCTTCGGGTCAATCCCGACGCTGAAATCGAAGACCTGACCGAAGTGGTCGAAGAAGACCCCAGTCTGGCGGCTCAGGTCGTCAGTTGGGCGGCTTCCCCTTACTACGCTGCTCCCGGCAAGATTAAATCGATCGAGGATGCGATTATTCGAGTGCTGGGTTTCGATCTGGTGATTAACCTGGCGATCGGTCTGGCGTTGGGCAAATCCCTTGCGTTGCCTGATGATGCCCCTGAAGGCAAGACACCCTATTGGACCCAATCGGCGTATTGCGCCACCGGGATCGACGCGCTAACGTCCCTGATTCCACGCGCTTCGCGCCCGGAAAAAGGGCTCTGTTATCTGTCCGGGCTACTGCACAATTTTGGTTATCTGGTGTTGGCCCACGTTTTTCCTCCTCATTTTGCCGTTATTTGTCGTCATATCGAAGCCAATCCCCATGCCAGCCATGTTGATGTCGAGCGTCAGCATTTGGGTATCTGTCGAGAGCAGATGGCCGGCTGGTTAATGGAACTCTGGGGCATGCCGGAAGAGGTTGTGGTGGCGTTGCGTTTCCAGAACGAAGCCAACTATAACGGTAAACACGCCAATTATGCCCGCTTGCTTTACGTAACCTCACGCTTGTTGCGCGAGCAGGAATTGGGTGACGCACCGCTTGAAGAAATTCCGGATGTTATGTTCGATGAGCTCAACCTGGATCCTGAGCAGGCGCGTCAGGCGATTGCGGACATTGCTGAAAAACGGGACGAAGTCGACCAGATGGCCCAGGCGTTTCGGTGCTGA
- a CDS encoding MarR family winged helix-turn-helix transcriptional regulator: MEQKRRIYHLLNQAQHQLKLYIDKTMVETAGVTGAQVAALLYLEKHDGCQQKELAAGLKLDTSAITGMVERLCRKALVEKRRSEADRRAFSLHLSEAGRLALAQVKPVIRTNNQLLEERFGRESLDQFCDILQFLADIKTN, encoded by the coding sequence ATGGAACAGAAGCGCCGGATCTATCACCTGCTTAACCAGGCTCAACATCAGTTAAAGCTCTATATCGACAAAACCATGGTGGAAACCGCAGGTGTTACCGGTGCACAGGTAGCCGCGCTGCTGTATCTGGAAAAGCATGATGGCTGCCAGCAAAAAGAATTGGCGGCGGGATTAAAGCTCGATACCTCGGCAATTACCGGTATGGTTGAGCGACTCTGCCGGAAAGCCCTGGTTGAAAAACGTCGCAGCGAAGCAGATCGGCGGGCTTTTTCTTTGCACCTGAGTGAGGCTGGCCGTCTTGCTCTGGCCCAGGTGAAACCGGTTATTCGCACCAATAACCAGCTATTGGAAGAGCGTTTTGGACGTGAATCCCTGGATCAGTTTTGCGATATCCTCCAGTTCCTGGCGGATATTAAAACCAATTAG